The genomic segment CTCTTAAATTTATTTCTCCACATTTTAAAACAAGACCAAGATAGTCATCAATTCCAAGATTTTTATTTAAAGTTGATGCCATTGCGTCTTGAATAAAAGTGTAAACTTTTTCATCTGATTGACCTAAAATAGCTGCATGGTCAGCGTAAGCTGCAACGCCTTTAAGTCCATATATTAAAAGTTCTCGCAATGAAAGGAGATCTTGATTCATATTAGGATCAGATTTTACCCCAACTTTTTCACCACTCGATATCAAAGCATTAATATCTTTTTCCGGGATAAAATTTGCCGCATCTCCTAAATCAACATTTCCGCCAGCAGCTTTTACTTTTAATTTTAATTCATCCCTAAGCTTTACAGTTTCGTTAATAAGCACAACAAATCTATCAGGATCAAAATTAACATTCGTTAATGTTGAAAAAACAGATTCACAGATGAATTTATCTATTTTATCATTTTTTATATTTAATTTTCTTCCTTCAACAGCTACTTTTGAAAGACCTTTGACAGTATAAAGAAGAAGGTCTTGAAGGGCTGCAACTTCTGGTTTTTTACCGCAAACTCCTATTTTAGTGCACCCCTCTCCTTTTGATGTTTGCTCACATTGAAAACAAAACATAATAAGTCTCCTTTCATTTTTATTGTTGATAAAAAGTTTCATTCAAATTTTTTTAATGCTTTTATACTCTAAAGAAGAAACCTTTTCATTGACTTAAGTCAACAATAAAATATAAAAAAATAAATTTACTTAGCTGTTTCAAGCCAAAAAAACTGATAGGAATCCAGGTATAAGCCTTGTCCTGCTGTATATGTTTTATCAGTAATATGATCATAAAAACTATAACCAAGTCCATGCATTCTAAATCTATTTTCAGAGAGAGTTTGCGGATGTTCAGAAAAATTTGAAACAACCATTACTCTTTGGCCCCCATTCTGTCGAACATAACCTAACAAATGAGGATTTTCAGTTGAAAAAATTTCCATTCCACCGTCTTGAAAAGCGGACAATTTTTTTCTAATATTTATAAGCCGAACAAGTTCATTAAAAATACGCATTTCTATCCTTGCAGGATCATGTATTTTAGAGTAATCGTCCCACTTTGTTTTAGTCCTATGGATCCAACGGCTGTCCTTAGCCTTACTTGAATCTGAAAAATAAGTATAATCATTTAAAATTCCCCATTCTTCACCAAGATAAATAAGAGGAATTCCTCCTATGCTTAACACAATACTTCTAAGCATTATAATACGTTTTATAGCTATTTCGATAAGAAGAGGATCTTTTCTTTGCAAACCTTGTTCAAGGCCAGCAAGAGATGCTAGCGTTCCTGATATACGTTGATCACCACTATCAGGATCGAATTGGAAAGGAAGTCCTCGAGCGAATGAACCTGGAAACTGACCTGTATAAAAATCGTTTAAAAATTTTCGATGACCAATAGGATCTATGTTTATATGACGAGCATCTTCATCATCAAATGTCCATCCTATATCATCATGACATCGTAAATAATTAACCCATGAACATTCATCAGGTATTCTATGACGCTTTCGCATGGCATATTCAATAAGCCTTACTTCTCGTGTTGCAAGAGATTCCCATAAAAGTGCCATAAGAAGAGGGTTATATGAAAGCTGACATTCATAAGGAGCTATATATTTTATTACCTCATCAGGATGAACAATTGCTTCCGATTTAAAAAGGAGAGATGGCGCTGCAATTCTGGCGATTGCATTATAAGCTTGAATAATCATATGAGCTTCAGGCTGATTTTCGCAATTTGTTCCAAGTCTTTTCCAAATAAAAGGAACAGCATCAAGGCGTAAAACTTCCACACCTCTATTTGCAAGAAATAACAATTCCTCTGACATAGCTCTAAAAACTTCGGGATTGAAATAATTCAAATCCCATTGGAAACTGTTAAATGTTGTCCAAACCCATTTGCCAATACCTTCATGCCAAGTGAAACTTCCTTTTCTAACAGAAGGAAATATATCTCTAAGGTTGTTTTCATATTGGTCAGGCAATGTTCTATCAGGAAATATATGATAAAATTCTTGATAAAAAATATCCCCTTCTTTTGCTTTAATCGCCCATTCATGTTCATCTGATGTATGATTAATAACAAAATCAAGGACAAGGCTTATACCTTCTTTTCTTAATATGCTTGATAGCTCTGCAATATCATCCATAGTTCCTATCATTGGATTTACAGCCCTGTAACTGCTAACAGCATAGCCACCATCGTTATCTCCCCTTGGTACAAGGTATAAAGGCATGAGATGCAAATAAGTTAAACCAAGTTCCCTAAAATATGTTATGTGTTCATGTAGATTAGAAATGCTATCACTAAATAGGTCAACATAAAGGACAGCGCCTATATTTTTTTCAGACTGAAACCATAATGGGTCGGCTTCTCTTATTGCATCAAGCTCTTTTAATGAAGAAGGCCTTTCAATCCAGCTCTTGGCCGCTGATAAAATTAGCATTTCAAGATGATAAAAAAAATCATAATGGCTTCCATATAAGTTTAAAAGAATATTAAAAAGTCGTTTCCATTCTTTTTTTAGCCTTTTCTCAAATATAGTGAACGCTTCCGCATTCCCTGAAAATAATTCCTCCAAACGAGACAAGACCCTGTTTAAGGATCTTTCGGTGTGTATTTTTAACCATTCAGACATTATTCACCTCCTACTTTTAAAATAAAGCTCTTTATACAAGTTTGTAGATATAAAAAACTATTCTATTATGCAATAATAAAAAACGGTACTGTTTTTTTTAAATATTAAATGATCTATCATTACTATTTTTAGATGATAAAATTTGTATTATCTTTTATTTTTTAGCCTTAAATAACTGAATTATATGTCAGTTTTTAGCTTGATTAGGAGCATATAAAACTAAAAAAATAATTCAAAATTTCCCAAATAAATTTATCAAAGTTTTTATTGACATCTATAGTTCGAAGGAGTAAACAATGTATCATTAATATAATATAATAAGGGGGGAGAAAAAAACGTCTTCTCTTTATTTTAACTCCCTTTAATTTTAATTAGTTCAATCCAAATTTAACAATTTCCAGCCTTTAACATAAAATTATAATAATAATATTTTTTAAGGAGAGAACATAATTTAAAACTTTTATCAAATTTTTTGAAGGAGGTGATTATAATAAAAGCGTTGAGAAATTTATTTTCTCCCAAGATTGACAAGGGCAATACTATTGAAAAATAGAGTCGCAAAGTCTTCGACCTACGTTCTTTATTTAGGAATATGGTAGCGGGACTGCCGATTTTAAAAAAAGGAGATTTTTATGAAAAAACATTATTATTTTACAATTTTTTTAAGTTTATTATTTGCTATAAGCATAATGCTACCATCAATTGCAGGAGCTTGTTGCTCATCTTTAACTTCTGATTTTTACATTTCTTCAAGTTCTCCCAAAAAGGTTGGTACAAGTGAGCAAGTAGGTTTTATTAATGACGCGTGTGTTTCATGTGCAGGCGGAACCGTTGATAAAACATTATGGAAGGTTAACGGAACTACAGTCCTCGAACAAAGTGGAAAGCAAAATTTAAATTATTCCTTTTCAGCAGGCGGGGATCAGACAGTTTATTTGAAAGTATGGGATTATGGCTTTTTATGGGATGAAATTGATGATGACACCATGAGTGTTCATGTATTTAAAAACAAATATCCTATTGTTTTAGTACATGGATTTGCCGGATGGGGACGAGAGGAAGTAAGTCTTAATCTTGGCGGAGGAATAACAAGTGGGATAAGATATTGGGGCGGTCTTTCAGGAGATCTCGAATCTGAAATGAATAATAGAGGATTTGAAATTTTTACAGCTTCAGTTGGTCCTATTACAAGTGCTTGGGACAGAGCTTGCGAACTTTATTCTGAAATAACAGGCTATAACGTAGATGGAAAAGTAGATTATGGTTATGTTCATGCTGCTAATTCAGGTGGAACCGATGGCAATAACACCACTTTTACCCACAAACGATATGCTAATGCTCAATTCTTAAGCAACAGTAACATTGATTCAACTACAAAAAGATTAAAAAACACTAAAGGACACATAATTCCTGCAGCAGGGCCAAGCAACCCTATTCATATTGTTTCCCATAGCTACGGAGGTCTTACTGCTCGAGCACTTGCTTATCTTTTATCTAAAGGTACTGGCGGAAGCTCTTATTATGCTGAAGAAATAGACGATCCTAATGACGCAAGCGATCAAGTTTCTCCTCTCTTTACTGGAGGCAAATCAGGAACACTTAGAAGCGTTACAGCTATAGCAACTCCTATAAATGGAACTAACCTTACTTATGTTGTAAGCAACTTGCTTGGTTTATTAGATGACTTTGGAGTAAAAGCGATTTCTGGACTAACACAAGAAAACGTAACCAATGCATTAAGCTCTGTTTATAGTCTTGATGTTGACCAATGGCAGCCTTCTGGAATAGATGATGCCCTTATCACATTTGACTCTGATTCTACTCCATGCTCCCCAGCTCCAGCTATTAAAGATATTTCATTATGGGATTTAAGTCCATGTTCTGAGCTTAATCAGTATGCTACAGCAGAATCTGATATCTATTATTTCTCAGTAGCTTGCGAAGAAACCTATAAAGACTGCAATAACTCTGAAAATAGATGGTGGTCAGAATATGCTCCTCCATGGATTTGCATATGGCCTGGTGCTAACCATGCAACTTATCATGGTGGATGGATGATGGATGTATTTGTTTATCAGACTGACCAAATGGGAAAACCAGATTATACAACATCTAAAGGCTTAACAGACGCATGGAAAGAAAGTGATGGTGTTGTTAATACTATTTCGGAATATAAAGCCGCATGTGATCAATTTATATCTGCCCAACAAAATGGAACTGATAAACCTAATGCTGTATCTGAAAGCCAAAAGACTCCTGCACCAGGAAAATGGGTAAATGTAGCTCTTTTACATGAAGACCACATGGATGCTATAGGCGGAATGGATGTATGGGATATTTATGGCGAAGAAAGTTTTTCTGTAGATTGGGATGCTGACGGTGATGTTGATCAAGATGTGAATATTTACGATTTCTATGAAAATTTATTTGAAAAATTATGGGATCTTCCTAAGTTTAGCAGCTAAGCTTTTTTGCTAAAAAATAATTGTATAATTTCATTAATGGGGTTATCTGTAAAAAGCAGATAACCCTTTTTTTGCTATATATTTTTTTAAATTTTAGGCATTGATTTTTATTATTGATAAATTTATCATTAATAAAAATCAATGCCTAAGGCTAAAAATATTAGAGATAGCGCATAAATAATTTTATTATTGATAATGTTTATAATTAAATTGTACCCGCCCAAAACTTTATTATAAATAAGGAGTGAATAACATTAATGAGCCATAAAAAACATTTTTTTAAAAATTTTTTCATGGGAATATCTATATTTTTTTGTCTATTTTATTTAATACTCATTGGGTGCTCTAATCTTAAAGCTAAAAATCCAACGGATTCATCCTCAGAAATCAATATATCTGAACAAGATTCTCCGCCAAAAGTAATTATTCAAATGGGGCATTATTCAAAAATCACTTCCATTTCTTTTAGTCCTGATAGCAAGTTTATTGCTACCGCGAGCATGGACAGATCCATCAAAATATGGGAAAATTCTTCTCAATCAGAAATAAAAACATTAATGGGTCATAAACAAAATATTCCATCAATTTCATATGGTTCAAAAGACAATCTTCTCTTATCAGGAAGCTGGGATAAATCCATAAAATTGTGGGATACTAAAATTGGAGCTGAAGTAAAAAATATTTCTGGAGCTGAAAACATAGGTGAAAATATATATGCTGTGGCTTTAAGCCCTGATGGAAAAACAGCCTTAACTGGAGGATGGAAAGGCGATTTAAAGCTTTGGGATATTAAAAATACCAAAGAAATAATGCCATTATCCGGACATCACGAATTGGTAAGCTGTGTGATTTTTAGTCATGATGGTTCAATGGCTGCATCCGGCGGAAACGAAAAAATAATTAAAATATGGGATATTCAATCTGGAAACTGCATTCAAACTTTAGAAGGGCATACAGGAAACATTTCAGCCCTTTGTTTTAGTCCTGATGATAATTCAATTTTATCAGGTAGCTTTGATGATACTGTAAAAGTATGGAATATTGCAACCGGTAAAAATATCCAAACACTTACCGGACATACTAACAATATTTTAGCAGTTGGGTTTAGTTCAGATGGACAATTTGCGCTATCTGGCTCCAAAGATAATACAATACGAGTATGGCACATAAAGGACGGCAAAGAAATAAAAAAATTTGAAGAACGATTTAATCAAATTACTACAGTAGCATTTTCAAATGACGGGAAATTCGTAATTTATGCAATGGGAGAAAAAAATCCATTACTCGTTTTATGGGATATATCTTCTGGTAAAAAAGAGCAAAGTTTTGGAGGGAGCGGCAAAAGTATTTTTTCCATGGATATTTCTAAAGATGGAAAATATTTGCTATCAGGCGGACCTTATGATGATAGTATTAAAATGTGGGATATGGAATCAGGGAAGCAGGTATTATCTTTAATGGGACATATAGGAGGGACAACATCTGTTTCCTTTATTAAAGATGATAAAACCGCTATATCAGGAGGCATGGATAGCTTTATAAGATTGTGGGACATTACAACAGGAAAAGAAATTAAAACTCTTCAGGGTCATAAAGATGCTGTTTTATGCGTCGATGTAACAAAAGATGGAAATATAGCTTTATCTGGAGGTAAAGATAATATAGTTAGACTATGGGATATAAATACTGGTAAAGAAATTAAAACTTTTGAAGGACATAGTAAATCAATTAGTGCTGTACGCATTCATCAAGATAAAAAAATAGCTGTAACAAGCGACCTTGACGGAAATATAAAATTTTGGAATTTAGATACTGGCAATGAAATTAGAGAACTTCAAGGCTCTAAAGGTATGATTACTTCCCTTAAAATCAGTCCTGACGGGAAATATCTTCTTTCAAGTGACAGCTACAGATTTATACAATTATGGGATATTGAAACTGGAAAAGCTATCCGTCAATTTCCAGGCCACATGGGAGGAGTTATAACTGCTGATTTTCATCCAAATGGAAAACAAATTTTTTCTACCGGTAGAGATGATACCCTTAAAATATGGGATATAGAAACTGGCGAAAAATTAAAATCATTCAGCGGTTATTTTAGACCCATTAGTTCAATAGTATTTCATCCTAAAAAAGAACTTGTTATCATTGCACGAATAGATGGAACTCAAATGATACTGGATGTAAACGCTGAAAAGGAAATTTATACTTTTGTTTCATTTATTGATGGCGAATGGGTAGGCGTTATGCCTGAAGGATTTTACACTGCATCACAAAATGGTTCTAAATATCTTAACCTTCAATATAAAAAAAGAATAGTTAAGTCTGATAAATTTGATAATTTATTGAATCGTCAAGATTTAGTAAAAGCTAAGCTAAAAGGCAATTCTGGCGACTTAATTCCAAAGGAATATAAAAAAGTATTAGTAAAAATTAACAGCATTTTTTAATTCCAGCAAGGGAAAATACAATGAGTAAACCATTCAAAAGAAATATATTTACCCATACAAATAAGTATCAAATCCGTATAATATTGCCTCTTATGGTAACTATTTTTCTTATACTTATTCTTACAAGCGTATTATATTATTTTTCTTTTCATACAGACTCGGCTGTGTATGAAAGTGAAAAATCAACAATGATATTCTATAATTATCAGATTGAATTGTTCAAACAAATAATGCCTTTCATTTTAGCCTTATTTTCTTTGCTCGTTATTATATTAATATATTGGACATACCATTTAACTAACAAAGTTTTAGGACCATTTGACCGTATTATAAATGAGCTTGACAAAATGATACATGGAGACAAAGAATGGACTCTACTTACTACTCGAGATGGAGATGATATGTTTGAACAATTGCTTCAGCGAATAAATTACATAGTTAATAAGATAAAATAATTGGTGTATTTATGAAAAAATTTCTTATTGCTTTTACTTCCCTAATAGTCATAGGTTCTATTTCTCTGCTCTTTATCTCTGTTTACAATATGTTTTTATTTTTTCAAACTATTGACAATTCGCCTATCCCTAACAATTCTGAGGTTATTTATAATCAAATAAAAAATGACCTCAGTCTTCAAAATGATATCCCGCCTATAGAAGAGTTTGAAAAAAAACTTCGTAAAGACTTGAGTAAGGACATAAAAAACGAGGATAATAAAAAAAATACCGTAGTTTTAACTGACTTGCTAACACTTGATCTTTTGGGAACTATAATAGCTGGCGCCGATAAATCATTTAATGATGTGGCTCTTATTTTTGATCGTATAACAAAAAAACAGGCTTACTATATAATTGGAGATTTTGTTCAAGGCGCTGAAATTAAAGAAATATTAAGAAGAAAAGTCGTATTGATTTTAAATGGTAAGGAGCATATTCTAACTTTAAAAG from the Desulfobacterales bacterium genome contains:
- a CDS encoding WD40 repeat domain-containing protein, producing MSHKKHFFKNFFMGISIFFCLFYLILIGCSNLKAKNPTDSSSEINISEQDSPPKVIIQMGHYSKITSISFSPDSKFIATASMDRSIKIWENSSQSEIKTLMGHKQNIPSISYGSKDNLLLSGSWDKSIKLWDTKIGAEVKNISGAENIGENIYAVALSPDGKTALTGGWKGDLKLWDIKNTKEIMPLSGHHELVSCVIFSHDGSMAASGGNEKIIKIWDIQSGNCIQTLEGHTGNISALCFSPDDNSILSGSFDDTVKVWNIATGKNIQTLTGHTNNILAVGFSSDGQFALSGSKDNTIRVWHIKDGKEIKKFEERFNQITTVAFSNDGKFVIYAMGEKNPLLVLWDISSGKKEQSFGGSGKSIFSMDISKDGKYLLSGGPYDDSIKMWDMESGKQVLSLMGHIGGTTSVSFIKDDKTAISGGMDSFIRLWDITTGKEIKTLQGHKDAVLCVDVTKDGNIALSGGKDNIVRLWDINTGKEIKTFEGHSKSISAVRIHQDKKIAVTSDLDGNIKFWNLDTGNEIRELQGSKGMITSLKISPDGKYLLSSDSYRFIQLWDIETGKAIRQFPGHMGGVITADFHPNGKQIFSTGRDDTLKIWDIETGEKLKSFSGYFRPISSIVFHPKKELVIIARIDGTQMILDVNAEKEIYTFVSFIDGEWVGVMPEGFYTASQNGSKYLNLQYKKRIVKSDKFDNLLNRQDLVKAKLKGNSGDLIPKEYKKVLVKINSIF
- a CDS encoding alpha-glucosidase C-terminal domain-containing protein — encoded protein: MSEWLKIHTERSLNRVLSRLEELFSGNAEAFTIFEKRLKKEWKRLFNILLNLYGSHYDFFYHLEMLILSAAKSWIERPSSLKELDAIREADPLWFQSEKNIGAVLYVDLFSDSISNLHEHITYFRELGLTYLHLMPLYLVPRGDNDGGYAVSSYRAVNPMIGTMDDIAELSSILRKEGISLVLDFVINHTSDEHEWAIKAKEGDIFYQEFYHIFPDRTLPDQYENNLRDIFPSVRKGSFTWHEGIGKWVWTTFNSFQWDLNYFNPEVFRAMSEELLFLANRGVEVLRLDAVPFIWKRLGTNCENQPEAHMIIQAYNAIARIAAPSLLFKSEAIVHPDEVIKYIAPYECQLSYNPLLMALLWESLATREVRLIEYAMRKRHRIPDECSWVNYLRCHDDIGWTFDDEDARHINIDPIGHRKFLNDFYTGQFPGSFARGLPFQFDPDSGDQRISGTLASLAGLEQGLQRKDPLLIEIAIKRIIMLRSIVLSIGGIPLIYLGEEWGILNDYTYFSDSSKAKDSRWIHRTKTKWDDYSKIHDPARIEMRIFNELVRLINIRKKLSAFQDGGMEIFSTENPHLLGYVRQNGGQRVMVVSNFSEHPQTLSENRFRMHGLGYSFYDHITDKTYTAGQGLYLDSYQFFWLETAK